One Nocardiopsis gilva YIM 90087 genomic window, TCGGTGCCGCAGATGACCTTGAGGAGCCCGGCCTGGGCCAGGCGCTCGACCAGCCGTCGGTACTTCGGAAGCATCCCGGCGTGGTGGACGCCGATGCCGTGCCGCACATAGCGGGAGAGATTGCGGCCGAACTTCGTGGTGAAGCGGAACTTGCCGATCTCCTTGGCGATCTCCTCCTTCTCGGCCCGTGTGCACATGTTGATGCTGGTGAGCGACTGGGCGCGCTCCACCGCCTGCGCCTGAGTGAAGTGGACGATGTAGACGGGGGCCTCGCGCGTCTGGAGGAGCTCCTCCAGCGTCTCGTGCAGGGGCGTGGTCCGGTAGGAGTAGTACAGCGGGACGGGGCGCTCGGCCGAGCTCACGACCGTCGTCTCCCGGCCGGTGCGGCGGATCAGGTCCTTCTCGAACCGGCTGACGTCGCCGAGCGTGGCCGACATCAGCAGGAACTGCGCCTGCGGCAGTTCCAGCAGCGGCACCTGCCAGGCCCAGCCGCGGTCGGGCTCGGCGTAGAAGTGGAACTCGTCCATGACGACCATGCCGATGTCGGCGTCGGCGCCGTCGCGCAAGGCGATGTTGGCCAGGACCTCGGCCGTACAGCAGACGATGGGGGCGTCGGCGTTGACGCTGGCGTCGCCGGTCATCATCCCGACGTTGTCGGTGCCGAAGATCGCGCACAGCTCGAAGAACTTCTCCGAGACCAGCGCCTTGATCGGCGCGGTGTAGAAACTGCACTCGTCCCGCGCCAGCGCGGCGAACAGCGCACCGGCGGCGACCAGGCTCTTGCCGGAGCCGGTGGGGGTGTTGAGGATGACGTTGGAGCCCGCCACCGTCTCGATGAGGGCTTCCTCTTGGTGCTGGTAGAGCGTGAGCCCCCGTTCCTCGGCCCACGACGCGAACGCCTCGAAAAGGGAATCGGGTTCAGGGGCCGGCGGAAGCTGATCGATGAGACTCACGTCTTCCATACTGCCCGCTCCACACCACTGCCCCGGACATGCGCGGGGCGCGCCCGTCCCCCACCAGGGAAAACAGGACGCGCCCGGGCGTCAGAGGCGATGCGTCAACGCATCGTCGAGTCGGCGGCCTAGATGAGCCCCAGCTTCTTGACGGCGTCGCGCTCCTCGGACAGCTCCTGGACGGAGGCGTCGATGCGGCCGCGGGAGAACTCGTCGATGTCCAGGCCCTGGACGATCTCCCAGCGCCCGTTGCGCGACACGACCGGGAAGGAGGAGATCAGGCCCTCGGGGACACCGTAGGAGCCGTCGGACGGGATGGCCGCCGACGTCCAGTCGCCCTCGGGGGTGCCGTTGACCCAGTCGTAGACGTGGTCGATGGCGGCGTTGGCGGCGGAGGCGGCCGAGGAGGCGCCGCGCGCCTCGATGATGGCGGCGCCGCGCTTGGCGACGGTCGGAATGAAGTCGTTCTCCAGCCAGGCCTGGTCGCCCACCGCCTTGGCCCCGGTGGTGCCGTTGACCTCGGCGTGGAAGATGTCGGGGTACTGGGTGGCCGAGTGGTTGCCCCAGATGGTCAGCTTCTTGATCTCGTTGATCGAGACACCGAGCTTCTTGGCGAGCTGGCTGAGCGCGCGGTTGTGGTCCAGGCGCGTCATGGCGGTGAAGCGCTCGGTCGGAACGTCCGGGGCGTGGGCCTGGGCGATCAGCGCGTTGGTGTTGGCCGGGTTGCCGACCACGAGAACGCGGATGTCGTCGGCGGCACCGGCGTTGATGGCCTCGCCCTGCGGCTTGAAGATCCCGCCGTTGGCCTCGAGCAGGTCGCCGCGCTCCATCCCCTTGGTGCGGGGACGGGCGCCGACGAGCAGCGCGACGTTGCTGCCCTCGAAGGCCTGGCCCGGGTTGTCGAAGATGTCGATGCCCTGGAGCAGCGGGAACGCGCAGTCGTCGAGCTCCATCGCGGTGCCCTCGGCGGCCTTGACGGCCTGCGGGATCTCGAGCAGGCGAAGCTTCACCGGTGTGTCGGCGCCCAGCAGCTGGCCGGAGGCGATGCGGAACAGCAGCGCGTAGCCGATCTGTCCTGCCGCGCCGGTGACGGTGACGTTGACGGGTACTTGGGCCATGACCTTCTTCTCCTGATGACGTATGTGCGACCCGCGATGCTATCCCGCGGCCCACGTCGCGCACGCAGCCCACCCCGGCCACGCACGCCGCGCTCCCGCCGATTACCCGGCGGTACGGATAACCACCCTAGTAGTCATAGGTTCACACCCCGCGCCGTGGTCCACCAACAACCCGCCACCCCCAACGACATGGGGCTTCCCAGCTCTCGCCCACCCGCCGCAGCCCCAACACGCTTCGAAGCCGCGAACACAGCTGGGCCCTGGCCGCTACGAGCCCGACCGCCCCACCCGGCCACACCCGCCCACCAGCGAACACTCCCCCAGACACGCCCGGATCGCCCACGAACCCCCGCTTTCCGACCGGAACCACGCGGCGGCGCCCTGTTAAGATGACCACGATCCCGGTCATCACGACCCTGGGGTCCTATGCGCGGAACGGAACCTGTCCCCCCGCGTATGGGGCGGTAGCTCAGCAGGTCAGAGCAGGGGACTCATAATCCCTGGGTCGCGGGTTCGAGCCCCGCCCGCCCTACGATCGAGCAGCGTGAAGCCCCAGGCCGCCGGCTATCTCCCAGCCCCGGACTGGGGTTTCGTGTTTTGTGGGCGTGCCCCAGGTGTGCTCTTGGTTTCCGGCGTGTTCCCTCCCCTTACCGCCCCGGCTGGCTCCGAGCGGAGGGTGAGGACGGATCGCATGAATCAGCCGTGGGCTGGGCCGGGCCTTCGGGCTGGCGCATGGTCCCCGCAGAAGGTGTGGCCGGGGAACTCTCGTTATGGAGCCGGACGAACGGTATCGTCGTGTCTCACCGGCCGACCGGTCGGTATGTTGGCTCGCTTGGCTCCGAACGTGGAGGCGATATGCAAACGGCCTACCGGATCTGCCCACTATGCGAAGCGACCTGCGGGCTGAAGCTCACCATCGACACCGGCCGGATCACCGGTGTCCGCGGTGACCGCGACGATGTCTTCAGCTCCGGATTCATCTGCCCGAAAGGAGCGGCGCTAGGGCAGCTCGACTCCGACCCCGACCGGTTGCGTCGGCCGATGGTCCGGCACGGCGAGTCCTGGACCGAAACCGGGTGGGCGGAGGCGTTCGCCATCGTCGAGCGCGGCCTGATGGGCGTGATCGAGCGGCACGGCCGCCTGTCGGTGGCCACCTACCTCGGCAACCCCAACGTGCACACCCTCGCCGGCCAGATGTATGCGGGCGAGTTCGCGAAAACGGTCGGCAGCCCCAACGTCTACTCGGCGAGCACCGTCGACCAGATGCCCAAGCACGTCTCCAGCGGCTTGCTGTTCGGCGACCCGCTGGCCATCCCGGTGCCGGACCTCGACCGCACCGACCACCTCCTGCTGCTCGGCGCCAACCCGGTGGAGTCCAACGGCAGCCTGTGCACCGCCCCCGATTTCCCCGGCCGCCTCAAGAAGCTGCGCAAGCGCGGCGGGCGGCTGGTCGTCGTCGACCCCCGGCGCACCCGGACCTCCGCCCTGGCCGACCAGCATGTGGCCATCCGTCCCGGAACAGACGCCTACCTGCTCTTCGCGATGGTGCACACGCTGTTCGAGGAAGGGCTGGCCGACCCCGGTCCGCTCGCCTCCCACATCGAGGGCATGGAAGCCCTGCCGCCGCTGGCCGAGGCGTTCACCCCCGAGCGGGTGGAACAGGTGTGCGCTGTCCCCGCCGAGGG contains:
- a CDS encoding malate dehydrogenase → MAQVPVNVTVTGAAGQIGYALLFRIASGQLLGADTPVKLRLLEIPQAVKAAEGTAMELDDCAFPLLQGIDIFDNPGQAFEGSNVALLVGARPRTKGMERGDLLEANGGIFKPQGEAINAGAADDIRVLVVGNPANTNALIAQAHAPDVPTERFTAMTRLDHNRALSQLAKKLGVSINEIKKLTIWGNHSATQYPDIFHAEVNGTTGAKAVGDQAWLENDFIPTVAKRGAAIIEARGASSAASAANAAIDHVYDWVNGTPEGDWTSAAIPSDGSYGVPEGLISSFPVVSRNGRWEIVQGLDIDEFSRGRIDASVQELSEERDAVKKLGLI